TCAATGGAAAAATTTGAGTCGCCAACTGCTACCCGAGCATGCCACCCTACTTGAGATGGTCCAACGCGGTGGGTTCACAACCAATGGCATCGCCATTTTGTTTTTCATCGACTGGAATAGCCTGAGCAAAGACACGATGACGATTGCCGCCCATGAGGGCTGGCACCAGTACATGCAAGCGACCTTTGCATGTCCGTTACCTGCCTGGCTTGATGAGGGTATTGCCACCTATCTTGAAAGCCACCGAACAACCATGGGCATTCAGCAGTTTGACCCAGCAGTCAATAATGCTCGGCTCGATATGCTCAAGGCGAGCATGGCTTCAGGCCAAGTCATTCCATTGCGACAACTCATGAACGAATCACCCGAGGCCTTCCTGAAGTCAGGCCAAAAAGGCGTCTTGCTCTACTACGCCCAGACCTGGACGCTCATCCATTATTTGATGCAACACCCCATTTATCGCACGGGGCTGCAGCAAATCCTTCTCGATGCCCAGAGCGGCGTCTTGACCGATCACCTGAAACATCGCCTTTCCTCCATGACGCTGACAACACCGCTCCCCAGGAACACAACCCTGGGGCATGCAATCGTCCAAGAGTATTTGGATCCTGCATTCGATCAGTTTGAGGCCGGATACTGGCGTTTTACGAGGCAACAGGCCAATCAGGAGTAGGCCTTCAAAAACGCACGCTGGCGGCAGAGCCAAGAACCCGCTTGAAATTGGATCTTTGGAGATCGCTTGGACGCGGTATACTGGAGTGCCCTTTTTACGCGTACGCGGTTGAATTTCTTATGAACAACGGCGACTCCAACTCACCCAAGCCTCCATCCAAAATGCGTGCGCCTGCGGCACAGGCAGAGCGCAAGGACCCTCCCTTGGTAACGATTGAGATCGCTTCAATTAATGACCAGGGTATTATCAAGCAACTCTTTGAAGATGGCCGGCTCGAAGGACACACACATGTTGGAGATAATGGTGTTGATTTAAAAGAGATTGAAACAAACTACCTCAATACTGAAACCAATAGTGGCCTGTGGGTCGCGAAGCACAAGTCGCAGGTCGTAGGCATGATTGGCGTAAAACTCATCTCAGATGACCGAGCAGAAATTTGCAGACTTCGAGTCAGAAACAATTTTCGTCGCCAAGGCATCGGAACATTGCTTATGGAACAAGCACTTAAGCACTGCTCAGCACTAGGGTTTCTAAAAGTTTCGCTCGACGTACGAATTGAACGTTCACCAGCTATTGCAATGTTTGACAAATTTGGCTTTGCCCTGGCAAGAACCAGAGACATTGACGGAAAGAAATTACTCGACTTTTATATGGATCTGTATCGTGATCCAAGCAGCTCATAAAAATTGTTTACAACGAATCTTTAAAAAGGCAACATCATGACCACCCGTTCGCTATTTATGCTGACACTTTTCACTTTGGCCACCTTTACGCTTCATGGGATCGCCCAAGAACTTACCCCAAACATGCAAGCAGACCCAGGCACGGCGCCAGCAACCGAGGAAGTTATTCTGCTAACGATCGACACAACTCGTGGCCCGATACATATGAAGCTCTATCCAGAGAAAGCCCCACTCACAGTGGCGAACTTCGTCAATCTCTCTCATCGAAAATTCTATGACAATGTAAGCTTCCATCGCGTCATTCCCAACTTCATGATTCAGGGCGGCGACCCAACGGGTACCGGTAGAGGCGGCCCTGGATACCGCTTTCGTGACGAAACCGATACCGATCTGCGACATAGCAAGCCAGGCATCCTTTCGATGGCAAATGCAGGCCCAGGCACCAATGGCAGCCAGTTCTTCATCACCCATACACCAACGCCGCACCTCAATGGAAAGCACACCGTCTTTGGTGAAGTCGTGAATGAAAAAGATCAAGCCATTGTCAATAAGATCCAAAAAGGCGACACCATTAAAACCATCATCATTGAAAGCGATACGACCAACTTGATGGATCGGCAAAAGAAACAAATCGATGCATGGAATGCAGTGCTAGACAAAAAGCACCCCGACTTGCCAAAATACCCTCCAGCGGCACCAGCAGAGGAATCCTCTACGTCAACATCACCAGGCCAGTCGCTTCCGACTTCAACCACTGACAGCTAATCTCTTACATCGCCAAACCGAAAGGCTCCCATGGGCAAGGCAATTGTCGATCCTGAAGAACTTCGTCGTTTCGCCAGCGAACTCAAGCGATTTAATAATGAGCTACAACAGAGACTCACGTCACTTCAAGGGCGATGGCGTAGCTTGGGTGAGACCTGGAGAGACCAAGAACATAAGAAGTTTGCAGATGAGTTTGAGCATACCGCTCGCGCACTGGGGCAATTTGTAGAGGTAAGCAATCAACACATTCCGTTCCTTCTTCGCAAAGCAGATCGGATTGATGAGTACCTACAACAGCGATAGAACTAAACGCTACGCCGTTCGATAAAATGTCTAACCCTGCCGACATTCGAAGTTTCGAAGCATTACTCGACACCCGAGTGGCACTTATCTCGTTCGCAGAAAATGCGAGGGCGTCACTTGGTGATGTGGATGCAAATGTCAAGAAGATGATGAGCTGGCTGGAGAATGACCGACCCCAGCATTGGAAACGTGAGCTCAAACGGAGGGAACGAGCGATGGCGGATGCCAAACTCGATCTTCAACGGTGCCTCATGAATAACCGAAATGATCGAGGCCGATGCCTTCTCGAGAAACGAAGATTTGATAAATGCGAACGAGCCGTTGAGGAAGCTAAACAGAAACTTGTTGCGATTCGAAAATGGCGACAGATGTTTCCGAGAGAAGTCGCTTTGTACAAGGCTCAGACGGGACAACTCGGACATGCAGCCGATCACCAAGTACCTGTGGCGGTGGCTGAGCTCGAACGGATGGCCAGAGCACTCGAAGCATATGTTCAAACCAAGCCCGTACATGGCAAGTCGAGCCCCTCGCCACGACGACCCTCGGCCGGCCAAGATGGGAACATGTCTCCAAAATCAGAGGAATCAGAATGAGTGCAGGACGAAGTAAGCTTCAGCTCACCTATAAGGAACTATGTATAGCCTGGGAAAAGACCTCCACTGTCTGGGGCGATGCAACCGCCAAGAGCTTCGGAGAACGGTATATCGAATCGCTCCGACCTTGCGTCAAGTCAGCCTGCGACGGCATGGAACAGATGTCCCAGATCATTCAACAAGTCAAGCGTGACTGCGGATGATGCCCTGACCCATGAAACTCATACTCCACCAATGGACCCACCCCACGCACCAACAGGCCAATTCTGATTTAGAATAGCCGCTGCGTAGAGGCTGCTAAAGCAGAATCTTATTGCCCTTGGAGCCCGACCTGATGACCGCTGATCCCAACTCCATCAACGCTGATGGCAACAACGAAACTCTGAGCGCCAAGCAGCGACTGGCGATTCAGCAGATCAAGCAACTCACTGAGCAGCGGCATGCTGCTGAAAGAGCGACCAACGAAGCCAAAGAAAGCGGCCTTGCCCATCTCGAAAAAGAACACGCTGACACTCTTTCGGCAATTGAGACGGCCCACAAATCAGGACTCATCAAGGCGAAAGAAAAGCGAACAAAAGCAATTCATCAGTGCGAATCAACTTTCAAGTTGAGCGTTAAGTCGGCTGAGGAAGGACTCCAGAATCGGCTCAAGAGCATCCATCAGCGAGACCTGACCCAATCTAAAAAGTCAAAGGACAACCTAGAGTTTGGCCAGTGGATCGCTGAGTCAGTCTATGAGGCCAATCAGCAACAACCGAGAGAGCAGTTCCTGGTTCGCAAAGACAACATTGAAGAAACCGCAAAGCAAATCTCAGAGATCGCACGCCTAAGCTCACGAACACTAAAGAGGTATTGGCAGCCTCGCATCAACAGTACAAATCTTGAACGTGTGGAAAAAGGCGACAACCCCACACACACACTGCACTCATCACTCCAAGATGCGCAGCGGGGCTTTGCAAATCTCCGCCAACTTTGGATCCCAAAATGCCTCAATCCACTCAGTATTCTTCTCGTTCTTATTATTACAGGCACCATTATCTTTGGTTGCGGCTGGCTTGTATTTAGCAATCAATTGTCGACATGGATCACGACCAGCTCCGCTGTAACTGTAGGCATTCTTATTGTTTGGACATTGATCGCATACCTTGTCACACGCCGGCAAACTGCCGAGATACGCCTCCATCTAGAAAAGAGTATCCGGCGCGGACTTGCATCCGTAAATGACTGCATTGAAGCAGCTGAACAAGCAATGCAACAAATGGAGTTTTCGCTCCAAAGCGAGCGAGACAAGGAGATTACTCGAGTCAAGGATACCTATGAGCCCCGTATCGAAGGACTCGGCGAGCACCGCCAACGACGGCAAGATCAAGCACAGATCCGCTACGAACAGCGACTTGAGCATATCGACAAAAAAAAGAAGGAAACACTCCCCCTTATTGAGAGCGAATACGAGCAACTGGTTGCCACCACAACTCAAACCCATCAAGACGATCTCTCAAAGGAACAACACGAACATAAGCAGAAGGCAGATAAAATCCACTCGACGCATGACGAGGATTTTGAGTCACTAAAAAAACAGTGGGACACAGGCATTGAAAAACATTGGTCAACGCTCCTAAAGATCAACGAGCGAGCTAAGACTATTTTCGGCTCAGACCACGAGAGCCGTCCATACCAAGCGCCTACAACATTTCCCGACATGATTCAGTTTGGTTCGCTGGATCTTGATTTTTCAGCAATCCCTCATGCAATCCCAACAGATGCACGCCTTGCATTCCCTTGCCCTAAAAAGGTTGCACTGCCAGCAATCCTGGACTTCCCTATTGCCAGCTCTTTATTGATCAAAACAACGGGCGCTTCAAGGGCAAATGGAATTGATGTCATTAGTGCGACCATGTTTAGACTCCTTACGGCACTACCGCCAGGCAAAGTTCGCTTTACCATTTTTGATCCCATTGGGCTTGGCCAAAGCTTTGCAGGCTTTATGCATCTCGCTGATTACGAAAACGCTTTTGCACTCGACAAGATCTGGTCAGATTCCCGCCACTTTGAACAGCGACTTGCCGATCTAACCGACCACATGGAAGTAGTGATACAGAAGTACCTGCGCAATGAATTTCCAACCATTGCACACTACAATCAGCAAGCCGGACCAATTGCCGAACCATATCGCTTCCTGGTTATCGCAGACTTCCCAAATCAATTCAGTGAGATTGCAACCCGCCGCCTCGCTAGCATTATTAATAGTGGGCCACGCTGTGGCGTATTCACATTGATGACCATGGACACCGCTGAGAAATTACCGAGTGGCTTTGATCTTGAAGAGCTCGAGCGAGGCGCGGTGACTCTTATTCATCGGGAGGATCAGTTCACTTGGCAGGATGAGACTTTTGCGGACCTTCCGCTTTCGACCGAACTCCCTCCTTCATCAGAACAACTCACTGAAACACTTCATGTATTGGGCCCACTTGCGCAATCTGCAAACCGCGTTGAAGTCCCATTCCATATGGTGAGCCCAGATGCCGACAGCCTCTGGCAAGAATCAACGACTGATGCAATTACTGTTCCACTTGGGCTCAATGGTGCTAACAAAATGCAGTACCTTGCACTGGGCAAAGGAACCTCTCAACACGTCCTGCTTACTGGCAAAACTGGCTCCGGAAAATCCACACTACTGCATGTTCTGGTCACTAATTTGGCGATGCGATATAGCCCAGATGAGGTCGAATGCTATCTCATCGATTTCAAGAAGGGTGTGGAATTCAAAACATATGCCACACATGAACTTCCACACGCTCGCGTGATCGCCATAGAGTCAGACAGAGAATTTGGAATCAGCGTTCTGGACCGCTTAGATTCAGAGCTTCGCCGTCGGGGCGCACTTTTTAGAGATGCTGGCGTTCAAGATTTACCTGGATTCCGAGCGGCCCATCCAGAGCAACCAATGCCGCGATCACTGCTCATCATCGATGAATTCCAAGAGCTCTTTATCGAAGAGGACAAAGTCGCTCAAGATGCCGCATTGCTCATGGACCGCCTTGTGCGCCAAGGACGTGCTTTTGGCATTCATGTACTACTCGGATCTCAGACACTCGGTGGCGCCTATTCCCTGGCTCGCAGCACGATTGGACAAATGAATATTCGCATTGCGCTACAGTGCAGTGAAGCCGATGCTCACATGGTTCTTGGTGAAGACAATGATGCCGCCCGCCTGCTTTCACGGCCAGGCGAAGCAATCTACAACGATGCCAATGGACAGGTTGAAGGCAACAGCCCCTTCCAAGTTGTCTGGCTTGATGATGCCGATCGAGATAAATACTTAGGCTATGTGCAGAATCGTTTCCAAACCGAACCTCCACAAGGCAACTACCCACCACCCGCAATCTTCGAAGGCAATGTGCCAGCACATCTTGAAAGAAACCAGCTCCTGACCACTTGCCTCCAGGAAGACCACCGAAAACCGAGCCCAACATTAGTCAATTGCTGGCTCGGCGAAGCTATTGCCATAAAAGACCCCACCGCATGTGCCTTGAAACGTGAAACTGGCTCACATCTCATTATCGTTGGGCAACGCGATGAATCAGCGCTCGCCATGATGGCCAGCAGCCTTATCAGTATTACAGCACAGGTGAAACCTTCGAAGATATCAGACAAACTCTCTAACATTGTGCTGC
The sequence above is a segment of the Phycisphaerales bacterium genome. Coding sequences within it:
- a CDS encoding WXG100 family type VII secretion target, which codes for MGKAIVDPEELRRFASELKRFNNELQQRLTSLQGRWRSLGETWRDQEHKKFADEFEHTARALGQFVEVSNQHIPFLLRKADRIDEYLQQR
- a CDS encoding DUF1570 domain-containing protein — its product is MTLGIVMFILGCTHTHTRSRPNRAVQQTPTIRTEAIVTPTTYRTEPWKFMDIDGVQLISEHYRIYTTINNQEVRQRFPAFMESALRQYRTTFGPLDNVPKKLIMYIMEDRRQWKNLSRQLLPEHATLLEMVQRGGFTTNGIAILFFIDWNSLSKDTMTIAAHEGWHQYMQATFACPLPAWLDEGIATYLESHRTTMGIQQFDPAVNNARLDMLKASMASGQVIPLRQLMNESPEAFLKSGQKGVLLYYAQTWTLIHYLMQHPIYRTGLQQILLDAQSGVLTDHLKHRLSSMTLTTPLPRNTTLGHAIVQEYLDPAFDQFEAGYWRFTRQQANQE
- a CDS encoding GNAT family N-acetyltransferase, which encodes MNNGDSNSPKPPSKMRAPAAQAERKDPPLVTIEIASINDQGIIKQLFEDGRLEGHTHVGDNGVDLKEIETNYLNTETNSGLWVAKHKSQVVGMIGVKLISDDRAEICRLRVRNNFRRQGIGTLLMEQALKHCSALGFLKVSLDVRIERSPAIAMFDKFGFALARTRDIDGKKLLDFYMDLYRDPSSS
- a CDS encoding FtsK/SpoIIIE domain-containing protein — protein: MTADPNSINADGNNETLSAKQRLAIQQIKQLTEQRHAAERATNEAKESGLAHLEKEHADTLSAIETAHKSGLIKAKEKRTKAIHQCESTFKLSVKSAEEGLQNRLKSIHQRDLTQSKKSKDNLEFGQWIAESVYEANQQQPREQFLVRKDNIEETAKQISEIARLSSRTLKRYWQPRINSTNLERVEKGDNPTHTLHSSLQDAQRGFANLRQLWIPKCLNPLSILLVLIITGTIIFGCGWLVFSNQLSTWITTSSAVTVGILIVWTLIAYLVTRRQTAEIRLHLEKSIRRGLASVNDCIEAAEQAMQQMEFSLQSERDKEITRVKDTYEPRIEGLGEHRQRRQDQAQIRYEQRLEHIDKKKKETLPLIESEYEQLVATTTQTHQDDLSKEQHEHKQKADKIHSTHDEDFESLKKQWDTGIEKHWSTLLKINERAKTIFGSDHESRPYQAPTTFPDMIQFGSLDLDFSAIPHAIPTDARLAFPCPKKVALPAILDFPIASSLLIKTTGASRANGIDVISATMFRLLTALPPGKVRFTIFDPIGLGQSFAGFMHLADYENAFALDKIWSDSRHFEQRLADLTDHMEVVIQKYLRNEFPTIAHYNQQAGPIAEPYRFLVIADFPNQFSEIATRRLASIINSGPRCGVFTLMTMDTAEKLPSGFDLEELERGAVTLIHREDQFTWQDETFADLPLSTELPPSSEQLTETLHVLGPLAQSANRVEVPFHMVSPDADSLWQESTTDAITVPLGLNGANKMQYLALGKGTSQHVLLTGKTGSGKSTLLHVLVTNLAMRYSPDEVECYLIDFKKGVEFKTYATHELPHARVIAIESDREFGISVLDRLDSELRRRGALFRDAGVQDLPGFRAAHPEQPMPRSLLIIDEFQELFIEEDKVAQDAALLMDRLVRQGRAFGIHVLLGSQTLGGAYSLARSTIGQMNIRIALQCSEADAHMVLGEDNDAARLLSRPGEAIYNDANGQVEGNSPFQVVWLDDADRDKYLGYVQNRFQTEPPQGNYPPPAIFEGNVPAHLERNQLLTTCLQEDHRKPSPTLVNCWLGEAIAIKDPTACALKRETGSHLIIVGQRDESALAMMASSLISITAQVKPSKISDKLSNIVLLDATNPEDTRHGFLQSVLSHSDHEYNFGNWRQAPELMDVVSAELSRRQEGRISDEPPVFVFIHALHRFRDFRRGDDDFSFSVDEDATPTPDKQLKELLQEGPAHGIHVITWCDTVNNMERAFDRQSLRELSNRVLFQMSTSDSATLIDSPIAANLGMHRALIYRDELAQTEKFRPYAMPENTILEFVAQHLGNKNGLG
- a CDS encoding peptidylprolyl isomerase is translated as MTTRSLFMLTLFTLATFTLHGIAQELTPNMQADPGTAPATEEVILLTIDTTRGPIHMKLYPEKAPLTVANFVNLSHRKFYDNVSFHRVIPNFMIQGGDPTGTGRGGPGYRFRDETDTDLRHSKPGILSMANAGPGTNGSQFFITHTPTPHLNGKHTVFGEVVNEKDQAIVNKIQKGDTIKTIIIESDTTNLMDRQKKQIDAWNAVLDKKHPDLPKYPPAAPAEESSTSTSPGQSLPTSTTDS